One stretch of Rosistilla oblonga DNA includes these proteins:
- a CDS encoding efflux RND transporter permease subunit produces MKSIIAWAVKNSQAMNVIMLGTLVLGAWSLANLRREFWPDFELYVLTVSVEYPGASPDEIEEGILEKIEEATRTVDGIDEMTSAATEGLGSVTFELESDATQMDAQRVLTEVTTLINQIPSFPELAERPDIRLRTNFVTAIRVAVMGPKSDAEAESSDDDSSSSRGVDRAERAEKRVEAALALHRVAESVRTDLLALPSVSVVDFVGAPKYQIDIEIPERTLREYNLSLRDVAEIVRNNNVELPGGTLKGQSQEVVLRGSDKHEVGEEIANIPLVSQAGGVVLTVGDLGRVRDEFSVDEAVNEINGRPAVVISVETTSADDLLVVAQEVRDFAARAKHDLPAGYSMITMRDRSKTVSDRLNLLAKNGWMGLVLVFVVLALFLEMRLAWWVSLGIPVSLLGACIYMYYGGMTLNMTSMFAFLIALGIVVDDAIVVGENIYTHQQMGKSWRDAAIDGATEVAPSVITAVLTTIIAFSPIMYLEGSIQRMTVVLPLCVGAMLLLSMFESLTILPSHLSHRRSRFLDVVVWLLLPLHPLAWLVKKANGIVTVWLEWFIERIYTPFLKISLRNPAITISVATGMLLLSIGVVRSGMVQFLLLPKIDFGFVTAQVIYPDGTPVKTTDAATQRMEAAIWRVNQRSIDEGLTTDPDGFVKAVQRTVGSTGDEVSTASSSHIGGLFVQLNDIGQRTVSSAEIVRMWREETGRMPGTESLAFGATPRGPASLPIEVRLMASSQHLDELDAAIERTKLKLAEYPYVSDIATDTRQGKWEYRMQVRDDAKAMGISLADVAGTVRASYYGEEVMRLQRGRHEVPLRVRYPREDRNTLVSFNGIRVRTGEGVERPINQIAEVDVQRGYAEIRRINQMRSISVVADVDESKGNAFNVVSDLRANFVPTLEAEFPGVEIMWGGQQEQTTETVDSLTVGFIVVMGAMFLLLTIQFGSSWQAILILSIIPFGFIGAIVGHIVMDIDLTLFSIFGIVALSGVVVNDSIVLVDFINRRVRDGLPLHEAIIDGGRRRFRAVLLTSLTTIAGMFPILLERSKEAQVVSPMATSLTFGLGLSTLIVLIFVPVMYLVTASVAGSDEDPEPSSQLPPVPAT; encoded by the coding sequence ATGAAGTCGATCATCGCATGGGCCGTAAAGAACTCGCAGGCGATGAATGTCATTATGCTGGGGACCTTGGTTTTAGGTGCCTGGAGTCTGGCAAATCTGCGTCGCGAATTCTGGCCCGATTTCGAACTCTATGTCCTGACCGTGTCGGTCGAATATCCGGGAGCCAGTCCCGACGAGATCGAAGAGGGGATTCTGGAGAAGATCGAAGAGGCGACGCGGACCGTCGACGGCATCGATGAGATGACCTCCGCCGCGACCGAGGGCTTGGGGAGCGTGACGTTTGAACTCGAGAGCGACGCCACGCAGATGGACGCTCAACGCGTGCTGACCGAAGTCACGACGCTGATCAATCAAATCCCCAGCTTCCCCGAACTGGCCGAACGTCCCGATATCCGACTGCGAACCAATTTTGTCACCGCGATTCGCGTGGCCGTCATGGGGCCCAAAAGCGATGCCGAGGCGGAGAGTTCCGATGACGACAGTTCCTCGTCGCGAGGCGTCGATCGAGCCGAGCGGGCTGAAAAGCGGGTCGAAGCGGCGCTTGCGTTGCACCGCGTCGCCGAATCGGTTCGGACCGACCTGCTGGCGTTGCCATCGGTTTCGGTCGTCGACTTTGTCGGTGCGCCGAAATATCAGATCGACATCGAAATCCCCGAACGGACGCTCCGCGAATACAATTTGTCGCTGCGCGATGTGGCGGAGATCGTTCGCAACAACAACGTCGAGTTGCCCGGCGGTACGTTAAAAGGTCAATCGCAAGAGGTCGTGCTGCGGGGCAGCGACAAGCACGAAGTCGGCGAAGAGATCGCCAATATCCCGTTGGTCAGCCAAGCCGGCGGCGTCGTGCTGACTGTCGGCGACCTGGGCCGCGTTCGCGATGAGTTCTCCGTCGACGAAGCGGTCAACGAAATCAACGGTCGGCCCGCCGTGGTGATCTCCGTCGAAACGACCAGCGCCGACGATCTGTTGGTCGTCGCTCAAGAGGTGCGAGACTTTGCCGCTCGAGCGAAACACGACCTTCCCGCCGGCTATTCGATGATAACGATGCGCGACCGTTCCAAAACGGTCAGCGACCGCTTGAATCTGCTAGCCAAAAACGGCTGGATGGGACTTGTCCTTGTCTTTGTTGTGCTCGCATTGTTTTTAGAGATGCGATTGGCGTGGTGGGTCTCGCTCGGGATTCCCGTCTCGTTGTTGGGCGCGTGCATTTACATGTACTACGGCGGCATGACGCTGAACATGACATCGATGTTCGCCTTTTTGATCGCACTCGGAATCGTCGTCGACGATGCGATCGTCGTCGGTGAAAACATCTACACCCACCAACAGATGGGCAAATCGTGGCGCGACGCGGCGATCGACGGGGCGACCGAAGTGGCTCCCAGCGTGATCACCGCTGTGCTAACGACGATCATCGCTTTCAGCCCGATCATGTATTTGGAAGGGAGTATCCAACGGATGACCGTGGTGTTGCCGCTGTGTGTTGGCGCGATGCTGCTGCTGTCGATGTTCGAAAGTTTGACGATCCTGCCTTCGCACCTCTCCCATCGCCGTAGCCGCTTTCTGGACGTGGTCGTCTGGTTGCTGTTGCCGCTGCATCCGCTGGCGTGGCTGGTCAAGAAGGCCAACGGCATCGTGACCGTTTGGTTGGAATGGTTCATCGAAAGAATCTATACCCCGTTCCTGAAGATTTCGCTGCGGAACCCGGCGATCACGATCTCAGTCGCTACTGGAATGCTGTTGCTGTCGATCGGCGTCGTCCGGTCGGGGATGGTGCAATTCCTATTGCTGCCGAAGATCGATTTTGGGTTTGTCACCGCGCAAGTCATCTATCCCGATGGCACGCCGGTCAAGACAACCGATGCCGCAACGCAGCGGATGGAAGCTGCGATCTGGCGAGTAAACCAACGAAGTATCGACGAAGGATTGACGACCGATCCAGACGGTTTTGTCAAAGCGGTTCAGCGGACGGTCGGTTCCACAGGGGACGAGGTCTCCACGGCGTCGTCCAGCCATATCGGCGGGCTGTTTGTGCAACTGAACGACATCGGCCAGCGGACCGTTTCCAGCGCCGAGATCGTCCGGATGTGGCGTGAAGAGACGGGGCGGATGCCTGGAACCGAATCGCTGGCGTTTGGAGCGACGCCGCGCGGTCCCGCGTCGCTGCCGATCGAGGTCCGATTGATGGCTTCGTCGCAACACCTGGATGAATTGGACGCGGCGATCGAGCGTACTAAATTGAAGCTGGCCGAATATCCTTACGTCTCCGACATCGCAACCGACACGCGACAGGGGAAATGGGAGTACCGGATGCAAGTTCGCGACGACGCCAAGGCGATGGGAATCTCGTTGGCGGATGTCGCCGGAACGGTGCGAGCCAGCTATTACGGCGAAGAGGTGATGCGGTTGCAGCGCGGCCGGCACGAGGTTCCGCTTCGGGTCCGTTATCCTCGCGAGGACCGCAACACGCTTGTCAGCTTCAATGGGATCCGAGTTCGCACCGGCGAAGGCGTCGAGCGTCCGATCAACCAAATCGCGGAGGTCGACGTGCAGCGTGGCTACGCCGAGATCCGCCGCATCAATCAGATGCGTTCGATCAGCGTAGTCGCCGACGTCGATGAATCGAAAGGGAATGCCTTTAACGTCGTCTCCGACCTGCGAGCCAATTTTGTTCCCACGCTGGAAGCGGAGTTTCCCGGCGTTGAAATCATGTGGGGCGGACAACAGGAGCAAACGACTGAAACTGTCGACAGCTTGACCGTTGGATTTATCGTCGTCATGGGAGCGATGTTCCTGCTGCTGACGATCCAGTTCGGATCCAGCTGGCAAGCGATCTTGATCCTGTCGATCATTCCGTTTGGCTTCATCGGCGCGATCGTCGGCCACATCGTGATGGATATCGATCTGACGCTGTTCAGTATCTTTGGGATCGTCGCGCTGTCGGGTGTCGTCGTCAACGACTCGATTGTCCTGGTCGACTTTATCAACCGCCGCGTTCGCGACGGGCTGCCGTTGCACGAAGCGATCATCGATGGCGGACGGCGGCGTTTCCGCGCAGTGCTGCTGACCTCGCTGACCACGATCGCTGGGATGTTCCCGATCCTGCTGGAACGGTCCAAAGAAGCTCAGGTTGTTTCGCCGATGGCGACTAGTCTGACTTTCGGTTTGGGGCTGAGCACCCTGATCGTGTTGATCTTTGTTCCGGTGATGTATCTGGTCACAGCTAGCGTTGCGGGCTCGGACGAGGATCCGGAGCCGAGTTCGCAATTGCCCCCCGTGCCAGCGACTTAA
- a CDS encoding efflux RND transporter periplasmic adaptor subunit: protein MNESNVAARRSRVHLFINFAVSASVLTMCVIAYTKLGKRERPAMSKPPKPAATVVDTETLRIHEGPVSLTANGVVVPLREIRLATEVAGRVVELSPNMRAGRMVDKDEVLVRLDPIEYELEVQRLVSQQNQEAAELEAIDVSIQNTDQLVALSQRRARLTEAASKRAHSLIQQNAASIAEVDAAEEAELSASAAVVELQNRRRELEAQRKLIVERQASTEVARRRAQLDLDRTVVRAPIRGRVVMSNVEEQSFVAAGTSFVTIEDVSAVEVRSNLTVEQMYWVWNARNSVANLEEAGSSAAHHLPEVNCNIEYRLGNRTYQWAAVLKRIDGAGIDQDTRTFPCLFRVDSPEAVERIRTNAFALARESANDQSPDSPGVERGIDGPRQLLRGMFVSVHLHVDATRPLYRVSESAIRPGDRIWINRDGKMRIVQIEVVGQIDGDVIVDARLPEHRMARTAASADDSDGASPADVSKLASVIISPVNDPRDGLPVMTAEARDSKAKRPPVGSVGVDSPATEGSQTDRNRPKTTLVSGVAR, encoded by the coding sequence ATGAATGAATCAAACGTTGCGGCTAGGCGTTCTCGCGTCCATCTGTTTATCAACTTCGCAGTCTCCGCCAGCGTGCTCACGATGTGCGTGATCGCCTACACCAAACTGGGCAAACGCGAGCGTCCGGCGATGTCAAAGCCGCCCAAACCGGCGGCGACGGTCGTCGATACCGAAACGCTGCGAATTCATGAGGGCCCCGTTTCGTTGACCGCTAACGGCGTCGTCGTTCCGCTCCGCGAGATCCGATTGGCGACCGAGGTCGCCGGACGTGTCGTCGAGCTGTCCCCCAACATGCGTGCGGGGCGGATGGTCGATAAGGACGAGGTGTTGGTTCGGTTGGATCCGATCGAATACGAACTCGAAGTGCAGCGATTGGTCTCCCAGCAGAATCAGGAAGCGGCTGAGCTGGAAGCGATCGATGTCAGTATTCAAAACACCGATCAATTGGTTGCGCTCTCCCAACGTCGCGCTCGATTGACCGAAGCGGCGAGCAAGCGAGCCCATTCGTTGATCCAACAAAATGCTGCTTCGATCGCCGAGGTCGACGCCGCGGAGGAGGCCGAACTTTCGGCCAGCGCTGCGGTGGTCGAACTGCAAAACCGACGCCGCGAGCTCGAAGCGCAGCGGAAGCTGATCGTGGAACGGCAAGCGTCGACGGAGGTCGCGCGGCGGCGAGCTCAGTTGGACTTGGACCGCACCGTTGTTCGCGCTCCGATCCGCGGCCGCGTGGTGATGAGTAACGTCGAAGAGCAATCGTTTGTCGCGGCGGGAACTTCGTTTGTCACGATCGAAGATGTCAGCGCCGTCGAGGTACGGTCGAACCTGACAGTCGAACAGATGTATTGGGTCTGGAACGCCCGCAACTCCGTTGCCAATCTCGAAGAGGCCGGCTCCTCCGCAGCACACCACCTGCCCGAAGTCAATTGCAACATCGAATACCGTTTGGGCAACCGAACCTATCAATGGGCGGCGGTGCTGAAACGGATCGATGGCGCTGGGATCGACCAGGATACGCGGACCTTTCCCTGTCTGTTTCGCGTCGACTCGCCCGAAGCGGTTGAAAGGATACGGACCAACGCATTTGCTCTCGCCCGGGAATCTGCGAACGACCAGTCGCCGGACTCGCCCGGCGTCGAACGTGGTATCGACGGACCGCGGCAATTGTTGCGAGGGATGTTTGTTTCGGTTCACCTGCACGTCGACGCGACGCGTCCGTTGTATCGCGTTTCCGAATCGGCGATTCGCCCCGGCGACCGGATCTGGATCAATCGCGATGGCAAGATGCGGATCGTCCAAATCGAAGTCGTCGGGCAGATCGATGGCGACGTAATCGTCGACGCTCGTTTACCAGAGCATCGAATGGCCCGAACCGCTGCATCCGCGGACGACAGCGATGGCGCTTCGCCCGCCGATGTATCAAAGCTTGCTTCGGTGATCATCTCCCCGGTCAACGATCCACGCGACGGCTTACCGGTGATGACCGCCGAGGCTCGCGATTCGAAGGCGAAGCGGCCGCCGGTGGGAAGTGTTGGCGTCGATTCCCCTGCGACCGAAGGCAGCCAGACCGATCGCAATCGCCCCAAAACAACCTTGGTTAGCGGAGTGGCACGATGA
- a CDS encoding mannitol dehydrogenase family protein, giving the protein MNRQLPLTQQNLDQLPSQIARPTYDRSRLTTGIVHVGVGGFHRAHEAFYTDQLLAAGGDPQWGICGVGLREPDRKMATILRDQDYLYTLIVKRPDGGIETRVIGSIVDFLMGCDDPAAVIDRMADPSTKIVSLTITEGGYNVDPATGEFNASNPDAQHDIDHPLQPRLVFGFMTAALAKRRQQGLPAFTVQSCDNIQHNGDLTRKMLIGFARLQDPQLADWIEQEVSFPNAMVDRITPVTSDADIDFLRTEFGLDDKWPVACEPFCQWVVEDDFSAGRPDWQDVGVQFVPDVTPYEKMKLRLLNAGHSVLGILGSVFGHETIDQAIGDDLFAQYLRQFFDREATPVLDAVAGIDLDEYKQTLIERFGNPKIRDSLSRICLESSSKLPVFLIPTIRENLASGGSIRYATLVLAAWCYYSDKQVDRHGKALEITDGLKAELHAAARKTGDDPLAFLKVQSVFGDLAENQRFTKTYADLIDRIYNNPDVTATLHAILSDESNS; this is encoded by the coding sequence ATGAACCGACAGCTTCCCCTGACGCAACAGAACCTCGATCAACTTCCCAGCCAAATCGCCCGGCCGACTTACGACCGCAGTCGCCTGACGACGGGGATCGTTCACGTCGGGGTGGGCGGATTCCATCGCGCTCACGAAGCGTTTTACACCGACCAATTGCTTGCGGCCGGCGGCGATCCGCAGTGGGGAATCTGCGGCGTCGGCCTGCGAGAACCGGACCGCAAGATGGCGACGATTCTGCGAGACCAAGACTACTTGTATACGCTGATCGTCAAGCGTCCCGACGGTGGGATCGAAACGCGAGTGATCGGATCGATCGTCGATTTTCTGATGGGATGCGACGACCCGGCAGCGGTCATCGACCGGATGGCCGATCCCTCGACAAAGATCGTTTCGCTGACGATCACCGAAGGAGGCTACAACGTCGATCCCGCGACCGGTGAGTTCAACGCGTCGAATCCCGACGCGCAGCACGACATCGATCACCCGTTGCAACCACGGTTGGTCTTCGGATTTATGACCGCGGCATTGGCGAAGCGTCGCCAACAGGGGCTGCCCGCGTTTACTGTCCAATCGTGCGACAACATCCAGCACAACGGCGATCTGACGCGGAAGATGCTGATCGGATTTGCGCGGCTGCAAGATCCGCAGCTGGCCGATTGGATCGAGCAAGAAGTCAGCTTCCCCAACGCGATGGTCGACCGGATCACCCCCGTGACCAGCGACGCCGACATCGACTTCCTGCGCACCGAGTTCGGGCTGGACGACAAGTGGCCCGTTGCCTGTGAACCGTTTTGCCAATGGGTTGTCGAAGACGACTTCTCCGCCGGCCGACCCGACTGGCAAGACGTAGGCGTCCAGTTTGTTCCCGATGTGACGCCCTACGAGAAGATGAAGCTGCGGCTGTTGAACGCCGGGCATTCCGTGTTGGGGATCCTTGGTTCGGTCTTCGGTCACGAGACGATCGACCAAGCGATTGGCGACGATCTGTTCGCCCAGTACCTTCGCCAATTCTTCGACCGCGAAGCGACGCCGGTGTTGGATGCTGTCGCCGGCATCGACTTAGATGAATACAAACAGACGTTGATCGAGCGGTTCGGCAATCCCAAGATCAGGGACAGTCTGTCGCGGATCTGTCTGGAGAGTTCCAGCAAACTGCCAGTCTTTCTGATCCCCACGATCCGCGAGAACTTGGCCAGCGGTGGCAGCATCCGCTACGCCACGCTAGTCCTCGCCGCCTGGTGTTATTACAGCGACAAACAAGTCGATCGACACGGCAAGGCGTTGGAAATCACCGACGGTCTGAAAGCGGAACTGCACGCCGCGGCAAGGAAAACCGGCGATGACCCGTTAGCGTTTTTGAAAGTTCAATCGGTCTTCGGCGACCTCGCCGAAAACCAGCGATTTACAAAGACCTACGCCGACCTGATCGATCGCATCTACAACAACCCCGATGTCACCGCGACGCTGCACGCGATACTGAGCGACGAAAGCAATTCGTAG